The genomic window TAAGGAAAGGCTCGCTGTAGCTCCTCTCCATCGCCAGGAAGGCTGACTCCTCGTCGAGTCCGGTCGATTCCATTATCTCGGCTAAAGACATATCCGAGATGCCTCTTATGCTTATCCCGGTTTCGGAAGCCACTCTACTGAGAACGCCCCTGAGTATATCGCGCGGCGTCCCTCGCTCTATTACGTGATATCCGCCGTATGTCCTGTCGTAACGGAATTTGCGGCTGAAGTAGCCCTCCGGTATGAAGATGCCCCCGCCGTTTTCCGATATGAACGGGTGGGCGTTCCCGAGGAGCGATCTGTACCTCTCGATCTCGCCGCGGGATTTGCTGGTATTGATGACTAGGGGGATATTTTCCACCTCCAGCAGACGGAGAGCGGGAAGCGCCTTGTCGAATGAATATGTATCGTGATCGAGAAGCGTTCCGTCGAGGTCGGTATATACGAGGAATTTATGACGCATTGTCCTTATCGACCGAGTCCTTTAACATATCGAGAATATCCGGGATGGCCGAGGCCACCCTGCTCCAGTTCGGGATCAGGGGCGATCCCAGGGGGTTTTCGAGGAATTGCCGGCTTGCTATCCTTATGCCACGGGCGAATGTCTCGACTGCGAGCGCTTCCGAGTGCCTGTCGAAAAAGAGACCGTTTATCGCCGCATCGTCTTCGTACATCTTTATCGTATCCTGGGCTATTTTCAGGTAAGTGACCAGGAGCGTATTGAAGGTGCTCTCCGGGAAATTTACCCCTTCCGAAGACAGGGTCCTGAAAAGGGACATGGATATATCGGCGCACATCTTTAGGAGGCCGCCCATCTCGTCATCCGGCGACAGCTGCTGGTGCTTATGCTCGTAATTGTCCGCGAGGTCCACCTGGCATATCCTCTTGAGCGAAACGTTTCTGAACACTTCGGCGAGCGAGCCGACTTCGAGCCCCCAGTCTGCGGGGATCCTGTTCACCCTAACGAGGTCCGTCTTCATCGAGAACTCCCCCGCGAGCGGATACCTGAACCCGTCGAGATAGACGAGGAACGGGATGTGTCCGAAGATCTTTTTGAGCGCCCTGATCACGGGTGATATGAAGAGCCTCGTGACCCTGCCGTACATCCTGTCGGTCACTCTCGAGTAATACCCCTTGCAGAATTCATAATCCATATTCGGGTTCGCAAGCGGGTAGCACAGTCTCGCCAGAAGCTCTCGGCTGTATGTGAGTATGTCGCAGTCGTGGAGGACTATGACTTCGCTCGTCTCTCCCGCGAGGACGTAGCCGTAAGCTATCCATGCGGCACGCCCTTTTCCGGGCTCGCCGACTTCGAGTCCGCTCTCTTTAAGCAGATTGAAGATAGCGGTCATCCTGTCCCCGTCGTCCCAGATGATCTTGTAATTATCCGGGAGCACCGAGAAGAACTCCTGAGCGTGTCTGAATTCCCTCTCGTTCGCCCTCCCCAGCGTTATCACGATCTCGTTCAGGTACCTGACTTCTTTCAGCTGTTTCAGGATTTGTTTGAGGGCTTTCCCCTTGAGCTCCGAGTAGAGGCACGGAAGCACGAGCGCGATCGGGCGCGTCTCGCAGAACTCGAGCAGCTGTTCTTCCAGCTGTCCGACATTGTTCTTGTTGAGCCTGTGGAGTGTCGAAAAAGACTCTGTCTGATAAAAATCGCCCATGTCTGTGACCTCCCCCCCACGAGCTATAAATGATAGCACACGGGCATATGACAACCTAACGCTTTTTTCGCGGCTCGGAGGGCGATAAATATTATGATACCGGGAGCGCTCGCATGCCGCAGCGGCTGATTCCGTCGGGCGCTATTTATTCGGTAGTATAAAAGTTACCGGGAAAGGTCGGTTCTCAGCTTTTCCAGATAGCCGTAGTTAGTGAGGTCGAGACATATCGGAGTCACCGAGACGTAGCCGTCTCTCACCGCCGTTATGTCCGAGTTCTCGATCTCTACCGAGCCGAGCTCGTATCCGCCGATCCAGTAGTATTTCTTCCCTCTGGGATCGACCTTCTCCACGACCGGCTCTCCGTAGACGCGCTTACCCTGTCTCGTCACCATGACGCCTTTGATATCATCGACGGGGAGGTTGGGTATGTTAACATTCAGCACCGTATCCTCGGGGAGCTTGTTTTCGAGGACATACCTCGCTATGATCTGCGAATAATGGAAAGCCGGATCGAAGTTGAAGTTGACCTTCGTCGCGAGCGATATAGCGATAGAGTTGATTCCCAGGAGCGCCCCTTCCATGGCCGCGCTCACTGTGCCGGAGTACGTTATATCGTCGCCCAGATTTTCCCCCTTGTTTATTCCCGAGACGACGAGGTCGGGCTTCCTGTCTTTGAGGATCCCGTTTACGGCAAGGTTTATGCAGTCTGTCGGGGTCCCGTCCACTGTATAAACGTAATCCGATATCCGCTCGATCCTGAGCGGACGGTAAAGGCTCAGCGAATGGCTCACCGCGCTCTGGTCCCTGTCCGGGGCGACTATGTATACCTCTCCCAGGGGCTTGAGAGCTTCGTTGAGCCTGTGGAGCCCTTCCGAATTTATTCCGTCGTCGTTCGATATGAGTATGGTCGGAGGCATGTCACTATTACCGAGAGAAAGGAGTCAATCGGTCAGGCAATACAAAATACACAATTGACAGCGCCGGGCAAGTTTCATCAATAATTCTTCGATTGAAAACACGCCTGAGTTGATGGTCGGGGTGGCCGGAATCGAACCGGCGACCCTCGGCACCCCATGCCGATGCGCTACCAAGCTGCGCTACACCCCGTCTGAGAGCTATGGAAAATTTCTATTGAAAAAGGGGGAGGCGAAAAGCTAACCCAGGTTCTGCTTGATGGATTTCAATTCGCCCAAAACTTCATGCAGCAAAACGTTTACTTTCGTGCTGACCCGTTTCTGATTAGCTTCTTCTTTGAGCTTCTTCTTTGCGCCAGCTATCGTAAAACTTTGCTCATAAAGCATATTTTTAATCTTTACTATCGTGTGTATGGCTTCACGGTCGTAAAGTCTCTGAGACTTTCTCCTGATCGGGGTTATTTCCTCGAACTCGCTTTCCCAGTACCTGAGCACATAGGGCTTTATACCGGTGAACTCGCTTACTTCCCCGATCCGGAAATATATCTTGTCCGGAAGACT from Thermodesulfobacteriota bacterium includes these protein-coding regions:
- a CDS encoding MerR family transcriptional regulator, translated to MSLPDKIYFRIGEVSEFTGIKPYVLRYWESEFEEITPIRRKSQRLYDREAIHTIVKIKNMLYEQSFTIAGAKKKLKEEANQKRVSTKVNVLLHEVLGELKSIKQNLG
- a CDS encoding HAD-IIB family hydrolase, producing the protein MRHKFLVYTDLDGTLLDHDTYSFDKALPALRLLEVENIPLVINTSKSRGEIERYRSLLGNAHPFISENGGGIFIPEGYFSRKFRYDRTYGGYHVIERGTPRDILRGVLSRVASETGISIRGISDMSLAEIMESTGLDEESAFLAMERSYSEPFLIIGGDEAEVGRKIAERGYSYTRGSRFHHILGDNDKGKAVRILTGIYRNESPSIETIGVGDSLNDLPMLKEVDFPVLVRKRGGIYDSGCRLGNATLADGEGPSGFNSALLKFFIKYEEKTSTENRI
- the surE gene encoding 5'/3'-nucleotidase SurE — its product is MPPTILISNDDGINSEGLHRLNEALKPLGEVYIVAPDRDQSAVSHSLSLYRPLRIERISDYVYTVDGTPTDCINLAVNGILKDRKPDLVVSGINKGENLGDDITYSGTVSAAMEGALLGINSIAISLATKVNFNFDPAFHYSQIIARYVLENKLPEDTVLNVNIPNLPVDDIKGVMVTRQGKRVYGEPVVEKVDPRGKKYYWIGGYELGSVEIENSDITAVRDGYVSVTPICLDLTNYGYLEKLRTDLSR
- a CDS encoding glycosyl transferase translates to MGDFYQTESFSTLHRLNKNNVGQLEEQLLEFCETRPIALVLPCLYSELKGKALKQILKQLKEVRYLNEIVITLGRANEREFRHAQEFFSVLPDNYKIIWDDGDRMTAIFNLLKESGLEVGEPGKGRAAWIAYGYVLAGETSEVIVLHDCDILTYSRELLARLCYPLANPNMDYEFCKGYYSRVTDRMYGRVTRLFISPVIRALKKIFGHIPFLVYLDGFRYPLAGEFSMKTDLVRVNRIPADWGLEVGSLAEVFRNVSLKRICQVDLADNYEHKHQQLSPDDEMGGLLKMCADISMSLFRTLSSEGVNFPESTFNTLLVTYLKIAQDTIKMYEDDAAINGLFFDRHSEALAVETFARGIRIASRQFLENPLGSPLIPNWSRVASAIPDILDMLKDSVDKDNAS